The following proteins come from a genomic window of Deltaproteobacteria bacterium IMCC39524:
- a CDS encoding TylF/MycF/NovP-related O-methyltransferase, with protein sequence MKLAKSILKKFTPFFQNSSFFLQGQMDINPKSRWNNASLRSETGGFYPKGDEDKRQVKNLEPWDNTRRDMITLMLRTLVEKNIEGAFAELGVYKGNTARLIHHYVPERQLHLFDTFEGFTDRSVSAEKGHTDFETKGSKFSDTSIPKVKQFISPQNDNVTFHQGYFPDSLPADFPEQKFAFVHLDADLYEPTMEGLKYFYPRMSTRGIILVHDYNAWIGARKAVDDFFADKVELPVPMPDKSGSVLIIKQ encoded by the coding sequence ATGAAACTTGCCAAGTCCATTTTAAAAAAATTTACGCCTTTTTTTCAAAACAGTTCGTTCTTCCTGCAGGGCCAAATGGACATCAACCCCAAGTCCCGTTGGAACAACGCTTCGCTCCGCAGTGAAACAGGTGGCTTCTATCCCAAAGGGGATGAAGACAAACGGCAGGTCAAGAACCTGGAACCCTGGGACAATACGCGCCGGGACATGATCACGCTCATGTTGAGGACTTTAGTCGAAAAGAATATTGAGGGGGCTTTTGCAGAACTCGGAGTCTACAAGGGGAATACCGCACGACTGATTCATCACTACGTGCCGGAACGACAACTGCACCTGTTCGACACCTTTGAAGGTTTTACCGACAGAAGCGTCAGCGCAGAGAAAGGTCATACGGATTTCGAGACCAAGGGCAGCAAATTCTCTGACACTTCGATCCCGAAGGTTAAGCAGTTTATCTCTCCGCAGAACGATAATGTCACTTTTCACCAGGGTTACTTTCCCGACAGCCTGCCCGCAGATTTTCCCGAGCAGAAGTTCGCTTTTGTCCACCTCGACGCCGATCTCTATGAACCGACCATGGAAGGTCTCAAGTATTTTTATCCGCGCATGAGCACCAGGGGCATCATCCTGGTTCACGACTACAACGCCTGGATCGGAGCGCGCAAAGCCGTGGATGATTTCTTCGCTGACAAAGTTGAGCTGCCCGTTCCCATGCCTGACAAAAGCGGGTCTGTGCTGATTATCAAGCAGTAA
- a CDS encoding LysE/ArgO family amino acid transporter: MLTPIIQGFTLGASLIIAIGSQNAFVLRQGLRKEYVFTICSICFLCDALLILLGVGGFGALVASSEGLMLTARWGGALFLFVYGVKSFRSALKAEAMEVDPSDQPASGLTWAIATTLALTLLNPHVYLDTVILLGSIAGQFPENQRTSFAIGAVCASMLWFYGLGYGSRILTPLFRKKSAWKILDVLIGGIMWAIAGSLLWPILFAA; the protein is encoded by the coding sequence ATGCTAACCCCAATCATACAAGGCTTCACCCTTGGTGCCAGCCTGATCATTGCGATTGGCAGTCAGAACGCATTTGTCCTGCGCCAGGGTTTGAGGAAGGAATACGTATTCACCATCTGCAGTATCTGTTTTTTGTGTGATGCGTTGCTTATTCTCCTCGGGGTCGGCGGCTTTGGAGCTTTGGTCGCATCGTCAGAAGGTCTTATGCTGACTGCCCGCTGGGGGGGAGCCCTCTTTCTGTTCGTCTACGGAGTGAAGTCTTTCCGATCAGCGCTTAAAGCGGAGGCCATGGAGGTTGATCCGTCAGATCAGCCGGCCTCAGGGTTAACCTGGGCCATTGCGACAACTCTCGCTCTGACCCTGCTAAACCCACACGTCTACCTCGATACGGTCATTCTTCTCGGCAGTATCGCGGGCCAGTTTCCTGAAAACCAAAGGACCTCTTTCGCCATCGGTGCTGTCTGTGCCTCAATGCTTTGGTTTTACGGCTTGGGCTACGGTTCCCGTATTCTGACGCCTCTCTTTCGTAAAAAGAGTGCCTGGAAAATCCTCGATGTATTGATTGGCGGGATCATGTGGGCGATTGCGGGAAGCCTGCTCTGGCCGATTCTGTTTGCGGCATAA
- a CDS encoding HAMP domain-containing sensor histidine kinase — protein sequence MMSTNDLILECIRAFVLIALLLILFYRGKLTSLAGHPGWKQILIGFTLITFATILDITDEIPGLERFVIIGDTIIEAFLEKLPGYLLGFIMVLVGFYKMIPSLLKAQEAEKELAEHREHLEQLVKNRTQELEGAQAELLQQERLATLGQLTATVSHELRNPLGTIQSALFSIEESLESKDRQRVTRPIELAERSINRCVKIIEELTSYARVKKLSLSKASVDLWLNNVIEEQQIPETIIVERDMGVNLQAQFDQDKLRQAIVNLISNAIHALESKTSDQKVMSISLKPLQDMYEIQIKDNGIGMPEEVKERIFNPLFSTKDFGIGLGMVIVSNLVKQHRGKVYVESQQGEGTTITLRLPVTIDGHDCEDAPPCTDLRPGKSLASAGKRTDDFL from the coding sequence ATGATGAGCACAAACGATTTAATCCTTGAATGCATCAGAGCCTTTGTTCTGATCGCATTACTGTTAATTCTCTTTTACAGGGGCAAGCTCACTTCACTTGCTGGCCACCCGGGGTGGAAGCAGATCCTTATAGGTTTTACCCTGATCACTTTTGCAACGATTCTGGATATAACCGATGAGATCCCGGGGCTTGAAAGGTTCGTCATCATAGGCGACACAATCATTGAAGCGTTCCTAGAAAAACTCCCTGGCTACCTCCTAGGGTTTATCATGGTTCTGGTCGGTTTTTATAAGATGATCCCCTCTCTGTTAAAAGCACAGGAGGCCGAAAAGGAATTGGCAGAACATAGGGAACACCTTGAGCAACTTGTCAAGAACCGCACTCAAGAACTTGAAGGGGCGCAAGCGGAGTTACTTCAACAAGAGCGACTGGCCACCCTGGGCCAGTTGACGGCTACGGTCAGCCACGAGCTTCGCAATCCATTAGGCACGATCCAGTCCGCCTTATTTTCTATAGAAGAAAGCCTTGAGAGCAAAGACCGCCAACGTGTAACCCGCCCTATTGAGTTAGCTGAGCGCAGCATCAATAGATGTGTCAAGATTATCGAAGAGTTGACGAGTTATGCCCGAGTTAAGAAACTGAGTCTTTCTAAAGCTTCTGTTGATCTCTGGCTGAATAATGTCATAGAAGAGCAGCAGATCCCGGAAACTATCATTGTCGAACGTGACATGGGAGTGAATCTGCAAGCGCAGTTTGACCAGGACAAGCTTCGCCAGGCTATAGTCAACCTCATCAGCAACGCCATACATGCTCTTGAATCGAAAACATCAGACCAAAAGGTCATGAGCATTTCTTTAAAGCCCCTGCAGGACATGTATGAGATACAAATCAAGGATAATGGCATTGGCATGCCCGAAGAAGTTAAAGAAAGGATTTTCAACCCGCTTTTTTCAACCAAAGATTTCGGTATAGGGCTCGGGATGGTCATCGTTAGCAACTTGGTCAAACAACATCGGGGTAAAGTCTATGTGGAGAGCCAACAAGGGGAAGGCACAACCATTACACTTCGCCTCCCGGTGACCATCGACGGTCATGATTGCGAGGACGCCCCCCCTTGCACTGATCTCCGGCCGGGCAAAAGTTTGGCCTCTGCCGGTAAGCGCACCGACGATTTTCTTTAG
- a CDS encoding flavodoxin family protein — protein sequence MKIISINGSRRKKGNTDFLIQSILKPLQQSATHVESIVLGDYTIGACTGCECCSSSWQCVIKDDFQSLIKMMDEADGIVLASPTYWYTVTSDMKCFIDRCYSLVQFPKNRSEWIGKYDGAGKSCVTAAVCEQKQEASMGNTLTLLTDFAKDIGLNVVDSVKALNCFEAGSIQKEKAALTDAEAAGQRFLQQLRSFI from the coding sequence TTGAAAATCATTTCGATAAATGGAAGCAGGAGGAAAAAGGGTAATACAGATTTCCTCATTCAATCAATATTGAAGCCTCTTCAGCAAAGTGCGACGCATGTTGAATCTATCGTCCTCGGAGATTACACCATAGGTGCTTGTACAGGCTGCGAATGCTGCAGCAGCTCTTGGCAGTGTGTCATCAAGGATGACTTTCAATCGCTGATAAAGATGATGGACGAGGCGGACGGAATCGTTCTAGCTTCGCCAACCTACTGGTACACAGTAACCTCTGACATGAAATGCTTTATTGATCGCTGCTATAGCCTTGTTCAATTCCCTAAAAATCGTAGTGAATGGATTGGGAAATATGACGGGGCGGGCAAAAGCTGTGTGACTGCAGCCGTATGTGAACAAAAACAGGAAGCAAGTATGGGCAACACCCTGACACTCCTTACGGACTTTGCCAAAGATATCGGCTTAAACGTTGTCGATTCAGTGAAGGCTCTAAATTGCTTTGAGGCGGGAAGCATTCAAAAGGAAAAAGCAGCTTTGACAGACGCTGAAGCAGCAGGGCAGCGATTTTTACAACAGCTGAGATCTTTCATTTAA
- a CDS encoding TRAP transporter substrate-binding protein translates to MHALKMSFFILFFALSTLTGTSAFAAKGKDPTANWKPKFDPSGAQHTYLLSCVGHPAIEGVGVGYRIRDKVWEKSDGRLFVDFRPLSQLGGEKDVIRKLQMGAVHGMMSSSVAAANVADTLGIVNLPYVVDTFEKLDHFRETPKLWQPFQDAALEQNIVVTDVTGYGSYGWATNSPVKNIVEAKSINFRIAQAPVNIDFYKAWGLKFTVMPWPDVPQALQTGVITGLDHTPIVCNISGKFNVAKNYTQLDYAQGLYIHLTNTRWLNKLPQDLRQILLDTIKEESAVARSLTQKQQAEQIEAAKASGVSFYSLSLQDRDQLIEQAKPMYEKWGEKIGADYLKVVRDELAKQ, encoded by the coding sequence ATGCATGCCCTGAAAATGTCATTCTTCATTCTGTTCTTCGCACTCTCCACCTTAACGGGTACTTCAGCTTTCGCCGCCAAAGGCAAGGACCCGACAGCGAACTGGAAACCCAAGTTCGATCCGAGCGGCGCGCAACACACCTACCTGTTGTCATGCGTTGGACACCCGGCGATCGAAGGTGTCGGCGTTGGCTACCGTATCCGTGACAAGGTCTGGGAAAAAAGTGATGGTCGTCTCTTCGTTGACTTCAGACCCCTTTCACAACTGGGTGGAGAGAAGGACGTCATTCGCAAACTGCAGATGGGAGCTGTTCACGGCATGATGAGCTCTTCCGTTGCCGCGGCCAATGTAGCGGACACACTCGGCATCGTAAATCTTCCCTATGTCGTTGACACCTTTGAGAAGCTGGACCATTTTCGGGAAACTCCGAAACTCTGGCAACCCTTTCAGGATGCTGCGCTGGAACAAAACATCGTCGTCACAGACGTCACCGGTTATGGCTCATATGGCTGGGCAACCAATTCCCCCGTCAAGAACATCGTTGAGGCAAAATCGATCAACTTCCGAATCGCCCAAGCTCCGGTCAACATTGACTTCTACAAAGCCTGGGGGCTCAAATTTACCGTAATGCCTTGGCCTGATGTCCCTCAAGCGTTACAGACGGGCGTCATTACCGGCCTTGACCACACGCCTATCGTTTGCAACATCAGTGGCAAATTCAATGTAGCGAAGAATTATACCCAACTCGACTATGCACAGGGCCTTTATATTCACCTAACCAACACACGCTGGCTGAACAAACTCCCGCAAGACCTTCGCCAGATCCTCCTCGATACAATTAAAGAGGAAAGTGCCGTTGCCCGCTCTCTGACTCAAAAGCAACAGGCCGAGCAGATTGAGGCTGCCAAGGCCAGCGGCGTCTCCTTCTATTCACTCTCTTTGCAAGACAGGGATCAGCTCATAGAACAGGCCAAGCCGATGTACGAAAAATGGGGAGAGAAAATTGGTGCCGATTATTTGAAAGTGGTGCGGGACGAACTGGCTAAGCAATAA
- a CDS encoding PAS domain S-box protein — translation MSNEEDRFRKMVESSQDWFWEFDENACFTYASPQIRTLLGYDPSELIGLNAFDLMDPDEAERVHEHFDPVAKKYLPFNNLININRHKDGREVVIESSGTPIFDEEGQFRGYRGIDRDITARKEGADELRESKERLQNIFDTSSEWIWEIDLSGRHTYSNQSLLNLLGYDPDKIVGRVYSDFLHEDDAQAAKKLFPKFVAEKRGWHGWVLRWRHRDGSYRFLESNATPIFNSAGEVAGFRGADRDITERKEMEESYRRLASLTSDYVHYCTRKGDSPFRVQWVDGAISSISGYRIKDVLSMGCFLPLVHPDDQQTVTAYLLSLEPGDRKSLEFRIVTQEKEIRWVSEKSRCEAGQSEGELILLGAVTDITERKLAEEDLLNSREMLIQAKQLARVGSWHLDVASYQLTWSEETLRLFGVDPQTFDFSYDAFLKVVHPEDRAAVDAAYSNSLRDGWSTYEIEHRIVRQDTGEVRHVYEKCRHERDANGVIISSIGMVQDVTERKTNEAALLAATQAAEAANRAKGLFLAKVSHEIRTPMTSIIGFGELLEDTALDPEQQEYLAAINSSANTLSLLIDDVLDLSKVDTGELAIKPEGFRLHDFIRKLGSLLEQQLSLKDLSLKVSIDKAVPELLIGDTLRIQQVLLNLLGNAIKFTEKGEVGIEVSLLEKTGARVLLDVAVKDTGIGIPTDQLKKIFEPFAQAPGVNSQTYGGSGLGLSISRSLAALMGGSLRVESRVGAGSTFHLILPLKRKTGHIAEKSLAGSDVPLWKGPTLNVLLAEDNPVNTQIITTILENLGHRVTHAGNGKIAIDLFKANVFDLVLMDIQMPVMDGVNALTLLRELEQLKGKPQIVIALTAFALIGDREKYLEMGFDGYLSKPFTTRALVDEMLRVLPDKVNHVADI, via the coding sequence ATGTCAAATGAAGAGGACCGTTTCAGAAAGATGGTAGAGTCCTCCCAAGATTGGTTCTGGGAGTTTGACGAAAATGCTTGTTTTACCTATGCAAGTCCGCAAATCCGAACTTTGCTCGGCTATGACCCCAGTGAGTTGATCGGCCTGAACGCCTTCGACCTGATGGATCCTGATGAGGCCGAGCGTGTCCATGAGCACTTTGACCCAGTCGCAAAAAAATACCTGCCCTTCAATAATCTAATCAATATAAACCGCCACAAAGATGGTCGTGAGGTTGTGATTGAATCGAGTGGCACGCCTATCTTTGATGAGGAAGGTCAATTCCGCGGATATCGGGGCATCGATCGCGATATTACTGCGCGTAAGGAAGGGGCAGATGAGCTACGGGAAAGCAAAGAGAGGCTCCAAAACATCTTTGACACGTCTTCGGAGTGGATCTGGGAAATTGACCTTTCAGGACGGCATACCTATTCAAATCAAAGTCTCTTGAATCTACTGGGTTATGACCCCGATAAAATTGTAGGGAGGGTTTACTCTGATTTCCTGCATGAAGACGATGCACAAGCGGCAAAAAAGCTTTTTCCCAAATTTGTTGCTGAGAAGCGGGGCTGGCACGGCTGGGTCTTGCGTTGGCGGCACAGGGATGGGAGTTATCGTTTTCTTGAGAGCAATGCGACACCAATATTTAATTCAGCTGGCGAGGTTGCGGGTTTCAGGGGGGCTGATCGCGACATCACCGAGCGCAAGGAGATGGAAGAGAGCTATCGCCGACTGGCCAGCCTCACCTCGGATTACGTTCATTACTGTACGCGGAAAGGAGATAGTCCGTTTCGGGTCCAATGGGTTGACGGCGCGATCAGTTCAATCTCTGGCTACCGCATCAAGGATGTGCTCTCGATGGGTTGCTTCCTCCCTCTGGTTCACCCGGACGACCAACAAACCGTGACCGCCTATCTCCTCAGTCTGGAGCCGGGGGATCGCAAGTCGCTCGAGTTCCGGATTGTGACACAAGAGAAGGAGATACGCTGGGTCTCTGAGAAAAGCCGATGTGAGGCGGGACAGTCTGAGGGAGAGTTGATCTTACTGGGCGCTGTTACCGATATCACCGAGCGGAAGCTGGCTGAAGAAGACTTACTAAATAGCCGGGAGATGTTGATTCAAGCTAAACAGCTTGCCCGGGTCGGTAGTTGGCATCTTGATGTTGCCAGTTATCAGTTGACCTGGTCTGAAGAGACTCTTCGCCTCTTCGGGGTTGATCCCCAAACCTTTGATTTTAGCTATGACGCATTTCTGAAAGTTGTTCATCCCGAGGATCGTGCCGCAGTTGATGCTGCCTACTCAAATTCTCTGCGTGACGGGTGGAGTACTTATGAGATCGAGCACAGGATCGTCAGGCAAGATACAGGTGAAGTTCGCCATGTGTATGAAAAATGTCGACATGAACGCGATGCCAACGGCGTGATCATCAGCTCCATTGGCATGGTTCAGGACGTTACCGAGCGCAAGACAAATGAAGCCGCGCTGCTGGCAGCCACGCAAGCTGCTGAGGCCGCCAACCGCGCAAAGGGCCTGTTCCTGGCAAAAGTGAGCCATGAAATCCGCACCCCCATGACGTCCATCATCGGTTTTGGTGAACTGTTGGAGGACACCGCGTTGGATCCGGAACAGCAGGAATACCTCGCAGCAATCAACTCTTCCGCTAACACCCTGTCCTTATTGATCGATGATGTGCTTGACCTGTCGAAGGTCGATACAGGAGAGCTTGCTATAAAACCGGAAGGTTTCAGACTGCATGATTTCATCCGAAAGCTCGGCTCTCTTCTGGAACAGCAGCTCTCTTTGAAGGATCTTTCCTTGAAGGTCAGTATTGATAAGGCGGTTCCGGAACTTTTGATTGGTGATACACTGCGGATTCAACAGGTACTGCTCAATCTTCTCGGCAATGCAATCAAGTTCACGGAAAAGGGAGAGGTCGGAATTGAGGTCTCTCTGCTTGAAAAAACGGGTGCCAGGGTCCTTCTTGATGTCGCTGTCAAAGATACCGGCATCGGTATCCCGACAGATCAGCTGAAAAAAATCTTTGAGCCCTTTGCACAGGCTCCCGGAGTCAATAGCCAGACCTACGGTGGCTCAGGGTTGGGCCTGTCCATCAGTCGAAGTCTTGCCGCCTTGATGGGAGGAAGTCTACGTGTTGAGAGTCGGGTGGGGGCCGGAAGTACTTTTCACTTAATCCTCCCTTTAAAGAGAAAGACCGGCCATATCGCAGAAAAGTCTCTTGCCGGGAGCGATGTCCCATTGTGGAAAGGCCCTACTTTAAATGTCCTGCTGGCGGAGGATAATCCTGTCAATACTCAGATTATAACAACAATTCTGGAAAACCTTGGTCATAGGGTCACGCACGCCGGCAATGGCAAGATCGCCATTGATCTCTTCAAGGCGAATGTTTTTGACCTTGTGCTCATGGATATTCAGATGCCGGTGATGGATGGTGTCAATGCCCTGACTCTCTTGCGTGAACTCGAACAGCTTAAAGGAAAGCCCCAGATAGTGATCGCTCTAACCGCTTTTGCTCTCATTGGTGATCGGGAGAAATATCTGGAGATGGGTTTTGACGGTTACTTGAGCAAGCCATTCACGACCAGGGCGCTGGTGGATGAGATGCTGCGCGTTCTTCCTGATAAAGTGAATCATGTCGCAGATATTTAA
- a CDS encoding lipopolysaccharide kinase InaA family protein: protein MNDYFPSRWQEVLRHNDLDSFEKLWALQLEWFEEPNQRRGGWSGVSRCDLDLPDGGKVGVFIKRQENHITRTLFHPFGMSTFIREIENILRFKEAEVPALEPVYFAVRKVDGDLRAIVCTEALDGYEPLENLTERWLKEGWPDRQTRHRLMKAVASVMSRMHDHKIQHNCFYPKHIFVRFAGDEISIRIIDLEKAKVKVFRRHASFRDLYALNRHAQGWSRTDRLRFFLLYLGQGRLDPAAKELWRRIVKRTILKAKS from the coding sequence ATGAACGATTATTTCCCGAGTCGGTGGCAAGAGGTTTTGCGCCACAACGATCTTGATAGTTTCGAGAAGTTGTGGGCTTTGCAGCTCGAGTGGTTCGAAGAGCCCAATCAGAGACGTGGTGGCTGGAGCGGGGTGTCACGTTGTGATCTGGATTTGCCAGATGGAGGCAAGGTCGGTGTTTTCATCAAGCGGCAGGAGAACCATATTACCCGAACCCTGTTTCATCCTTTCGGCATGTCGACGTTCATCCGGGAGATAGAAAATATTCTTCGTTTTAAAGAGGCGGAGGTTCCTGCTCTTGAGCCGGTTTATTTTGCAGTGCGCAAGGTCGATGGTGATCTGCGGGCCATTGTTTGTACGGAAGCCCTGGATGGCTATGAACCGCTGGAAAATCTTACCGAGCGCTGGTTAAAAGAGGGTTGGCCTGATAGGCAAACGCGACACCGGTTGATGAAGGCAGTCGCATCGGTTATGTCCAGAATGCATGACCACAAGATTCAGCATAACTGTTTTTACCCGAAGCATATCTTTGTCCGTTTTGCCGGGGACGAAATCAGCATCCGCATTATCGACCTGGAAAAAGCCAAGGTGAAAGTGTTTCGTCGGCACGCAAGTTTCCGCGACCTTTACGCCCTTAATCGACACGCTCAGGGTTGGAGCCGGACAGACCGGCTGCGTTTTTTTCTGCTCTACCTCGGTCAGGGTCGGCTGGATCCTGCGGCCAAGGAGCTTTGGCGCAGGATCGTGAAACGCACCATCCTCAAGGCTAAAAGCTAG
- a CDS encoding multiheme c-type cytochrome, with translation MKHLVLFVMSVFLLVLFCGGEGLHASSGAAQAEAVATADETKAATPQLFKPGAFEDPKVCSTCHRDIYNEWSKSMHAYAWEDKWYQPDFLLAHQQTDGATDVLCGACHAPIAARTGLLPPADGSKFDAASLRGISCDFCHTVSGVSNMYNMGHVSAPGNVKIGPRGDGKSLYHKVKNTKIHTQADFCGSCHMVIHPATGTHIIDTWDDWKNNEYGKQGIRCQDCHMTPTPGITKSPGRAALMGKPRENLAFHGFIGGSSYAQDEMGNHEQAELSREFLRAAAEVKLAEKITDDGTLELTVDVHNVGAGHKIPTGTTYIRIMWLQIEVVDSEGKLVYSSGMVDDKNYVDPNAVFFRVLFKDAEGNLTGKSWQAHGIGYDRRIPAKGKDCETYRIALPGKGDYKVTSRLMYRSMTQASLDAIFEQTGEALPPVVSVEMAAAQAKVKF, from the coding sequence ATGAAACATTTGGTCTTGTTTGTCATGTCCGTTTTCCTTTTGGTTCTATTCTGTGGAGGAGAAGGGTTGCACGCTTCGAGTGGCGCGGCACAGGCAGAGGCCGTTGCCACAGCCGATGAAACCAAAGCAGCAACACCCCAATTGTTTAAGCCTGGCGCATTTGAGGACCCCAAAGTCTGCTCTACCTGTCATCGTGATATCTATAATGAATGGTCGAAGTCCATGCATGCTTACGCATGGGAGGACAAGTGGTATCAGCCTGATTTTCTTCTGGCTCATCAGCAGACCGACGGTGCTACTGATGTCCTCTGTGGCGCCTGTCATGCTCCCATTGCGGCGCGCACAGGGTTGTTGCCTCCAGCAGATGGAAGCAAGTTCGATGCTGCCTCGCTTCGTGGTATCTCCTGTGACTTTTGCCACACGGTGTCAGGTGTGAGTAATATGTACAACATGGGGCATGTCTCGGCACCCGGTAACGTGAAAATAGGGCCCCGTGGAGATGGCAAATCACTTTATCACAAGGTGAAAAACACGAAAATTCATACTCAAGCAGATTTCTGCGGCTCCTGTCATATGGTCATCCATCCTGCCACCGGTACGCATATTATTGATACTTGGGACGACTGGAAGAACAACGAATATGGCAAGCAAGGTATCCGTTGCCAGGATTGTCACATGACACCCACACCCGGGATCACCAAATCGCCAGGTCGTGCGGCCTTGATGGGTAAACCACGCGAAAACCTCGCTTTTCACGGATTTATCGGTGGCAGCTCTTATGCTCAGGATGAGATGGGCAACCACGAGCAGGCGGAACTATCCCGGGAGTTCCTGCGTGCCGCCGCCGAGGTCAAACTTGCTGAGAAGATCACGGATGACGGAACTCTTGAGCTGACAGTGGATGTTCACAATGTTGGTGCCGGCCACAAGATTCCCACCGGAACCACATATATCCGCATCATGTGGCTGCAGATTGAGGTGGTCGATAGCGAGGGCAAATTGGTCTACAGCTCAGGAATGGTTGATGACAAAAATTACGTCGACCCGAACGCAGTCTTCTTCCGGGTTCTTTTCAAAGATGCAGAGGGCAATTTGACGGGTAAGAGCTGGCAAGCCCATGGTATTGGCTACGACAGGCGCATTCCCGCAAAGGGCAAGGACTGCGAAACCTATCGCATCGCGTTACCGGGTAAAGGTGATTACAAGGTCACCTCACGCCTCATGTATCGATCGATGACACAAGCTTCTCTGGATGCAATTTTTGAACAGACGGGTGAAGCTTTGCCGCCGGTTGTTAGTGTTGAGATGGCCGCGGCGCAAGCGAAGGTTAAATTCTAG
- a CDS encoding ethylbenzene dehydrogenase-related protein, with amino-acid sequence MKSIYLIRSLTLLAGLLFIGATAQAATTLTSVKTDKPVLLSGTADKVWNKAAPLTVKLDNLPYEPSNGYDGMKETTVTMKSLYDDDYIYFLVQYDDPTESLARFPWVKQQEGTWKQLQNKDSTGHDNTYYEDKVGIFWNINTDGFANEGCMISCHMDIEGDTSAGRKFTNKEGETIDMWHVKNVRTSPLGQVDDQFVDSTSDGKTNKGWGRKGDVKTGGGYVNNVNKDKTAPAYMNYPPSAQAQYYILPSLKTPFVDIFKPGDVVPGIIIDAFQGPRGDIEMRGKWDNGLWSVEIRRKLVTSGDKADVQDVQFDDLSKLYHFGISVFDNSQINHLYHDDTLILKFK; translated from the coding sequence ATGAAATCAATTTATCTAATTAGATCTTTAACCCTGCTTGCGGGTCTGCTCTTCATCGGGGCAACGGCACAGGCAGCCACAACCCTGACGAGCGTAAAAACGGATAAACCGGTTCTGCTCTCAGGTACGGCAGACAAGGTCTGGAACAAGGCTGCCCCACTGACGGTGAAACTCGACAACCTCCCCTACGAGCCAAGCAACGGCTATGACGGCATGAAAGAGACGACGGTAACCATGAAGTCGCTCTATGACGATGACTACATTTACTTCTTAGTTCAATACGACGATCCCACGGAGAGCCTGGCACGGTTCCCCTGGGTCAAGCAGCAAGAGGGCACATGGAAACAGTTGCAAAACAAGGACTCTACAGGCCACGACAACACCTATTACGAGGACAAGGTCGGCATCTTCTGGAACATCAATACCGATGGCTTCGCAAATGAGGGTTGTATGATCTCCTGTCACATGGACATCGAAGGTGACACCTCTGCAGGTCGTAAATTCACCAACAAAGAAGGTGAAACTATTGACATGTGGCACGTCAAGAACGTCAGGACCAGCCCACTGGGGCAAGTTGACGATCAATTTGTCGACAGCACCAGTGATGGCAAAACCAACAAAGGCTGGGGCCGAAAAGGTGACGTCAAAACCGGCGGCGGCTACGTAAACAACGTCAATAAAGACAAGACCGCTCCAGCCTACATGAACTACCCTCCCAGTGCGCAAGCTCAGTACTATATTCTACCGAGCCTGAAAACTCCGTTCGTCGACATTTTCAAGCCTGGCGACGTGGTCCCCGGGATAATCATCGATGCCTTCCAGGGGCCGCGTGGTGATATCGAGATGCGCGGCAAGTGGGACAACGGCTTATGGAGCGTGGAAATTCGCAGAAAGTTGGTTACCAGTGGGGATAAAGCCGATGTTCAGGACGTTCAGTTTGACGACTTGAGCAAACTCTACCATTTTGGCATCTCGGTTTTTGACAACAGTCAGATCAACCACCTGTACCACGACGACACTTTAATTCTAAAGTTCAAGTAA